A single window of Aquarana catesbeiana isolate 2022-GZ linkage group LG10, ASM4218655v1, whole genome shotgun sequence DNA harbors:
- the LOC141110495 gene encoding sialic acid-binding Ig-like lectin 12, translating to MEFGSGIWIYFSITVLFQVWMGSQGETIQDGYSFQVDSSVVVVQEGLCVSIPCQFTANNRRKFTNSTGYWKMDLGTYVASNDKSIAVTKQNFHLEGDPNVGDCTLHIADATKQDSGIYFFRFEESKDSLNKFNYMANKITVQVTDLTQKPEIIVFGEMVAKEEVRLTCLLPGICSPPIIKWWRDNADEVLESTSMSITPNLWDHGISVTCEVSLPKVDSSTRQTLNLDVQYPPTIKVNTVIEPSEATLENHTVSVKEGQSLILRCLVDSNPAAEVTWTKGEKTIASSVTGQKLELYLAHVKSSDANTYSCTAQNNHGDTSDFVDIEVESSKVEPNDNLYADASPDLEEVTAASPQQASRDIDYKLLAGLVAGNVLVLSLIAIALFCFVRRNMKRRQQGIINNGQELSSQGSASAYKGFNN from the exons ATGGAATTTGGCTCCGGGATCTGGATATACTTCTCGATCACAGTGCTGTTTCAGGTTTGGATGG GCAGCCAAGGTGAGACTATTCAAGATGGGTATTCCTTCCAGGTGGACTCCAGTGTCGTTGTCGTACAAGAGGGTCTATGTGTGTCCATTCCATGCCAATTTACTGCTAACAACAGGAGGAAGTTCACGAATAGCACTGGCTACTGGAAGATGGATTTGGGAACTTATGTGGCCTCCAATGATAAGTCCATAGCGGTAACAAAACAAAACTTTCACCTGGAAGGAGACCCAAATGTCGGAGACTGCACGCTGCACATAGCCGATGCCACAAAACAAGATTCTGGGATCTACTTCTTCCGATTCGAAGAGAGCAAAGACAGTCTCAATAAGTTTAATTATATGGCTAACAAAATAACCGTCCAAGTGACAG ATCTCACTCAGAAACCCGAAATCATTGTCTTTGGGGAGATGGTCGCAAAAGAGGAAGTGAGATTGACTTGTTTACTTCCGGGAATCTGCTCACCGCCAATAATAAAATGGTGGAGGGACAACGCAGATGAAGTTTTGGAAAGCACATCTATGTCAATAACTCCGAATTTATGGGACCATGGAATTTCTGTTACCTGCGAGGTGTCCTTACCAAAGGTGGACTCTTCTACTAGACAGACCCTTAACTTGGATGTTCAGT ATCCCCCAACAATTAAGGTCAATACCGTTATTGAGCCTTCAG AAGCGACTTTAGAGAACCATACGGTGTCCGTGAAGGAAGGGCAGTCCTTGATTCTGAGGTGTTTGGTGGACAGTAATCCAGCTGCTGAAGTGACCTGGACCAAAGGAGAGAAGACCATAGCCAGCAGTGTGACGGGACAGAAGCTTGAACTCTACCTGGCACATGTAAAGTCCAGCGATGCCAACACATACAGCTGTACAGCACAGAACAATCATGGAGACACAAGTGACTTTGTTGATATTGAAGTGGAAT CCAGCAAAGTAGAACCTAATGACAACCTCTATGCTG ATGCATCTCCTGATCTGGAAGAAGTCACTGCAGCTTCACCTCAGCAAG CTTCCAGGGACATTGATTACAAACTCCTTGCTGGGCTGGTAGCAGGAAATGTCCTGGTCCTGTCCCTGATCGCTATAGCGCTTTTCTGTTTTGTGCGAAGGAACATGAAGAGAAGACAGCAAG GTATAATCAACAATGGTCAGGAACTCAGTTCACAGGGATCGGCATCGGCCTACAAG